One region of Takifugu flavidus isolate HTHZ2018 chromosome 14, ASM371156v2, whole genome shotgun sequence genomic DNA includes:
- the dlat gene encoding dihydrolipoyllysine-residue acetyltransferase component of pyruvate dehydrogenase complex, mitochondrial, with protein MLRLILRLRPSAGRARPCVLPAGPAALGSRSVPGTSCLRRFHNGAGSRTLSVGSSLIRRGSLLRYPQLTGTCRFYSLPPHQKVELPALSPTMQTGTIARWEKKEGDKINEGDLIAEVETDKATVGFEMLEECYLAKILVPEGTRDVNIGAVICITVENPELIPAFKDVTLDSIKVAGVSPSPSASAPPPPPASAAPAAPGSSYPSHLKITLPALSPTMTMGTVQRWEKKVGEKLGEGDLLAEIETDKATIGFEVQEEGYLAKIMVPEGTRDVPLGTPLCIIVEKESDIAAFKDYVETGVAEVSAPAPAPAPVPAAPTPSPAVAAAPPPGPRKGRVFVSPLAKKLAAEKGLDLSQVSGSGPDGRITKKDIESFVPPKAAPAVAAAPAAPAAPAAPAPPTAAGAPAGVFTDIPISNIRKVIAQRLMQSKQTIPHYYLSVDVNMDQVLELRQELNDEVKAQNIKLSVNDFIIKASALACLKVPECNSSWMDTVIRQNHVVDVSVAVSTVNGLITPIVFNAHTKGLSAISSDVSALAAKARDGKLQPHEFQGGTFTISNLGMFGVKNFSAIINPPQSCILAVGGSEKRLMPSDNEKGFDVASVMSVTLSCDHRVVDGAVGAQWLAEFRKFLEKPVTMLL; from the exons ATGCTCCGTTTGATTCTGCGGCTGAGGCCGTCCGCCGGGCGCGCCCGTCCCTGTGTCCTCCCAGCCGGGCCTGCTGCACTTGGCTCCCGCTCAGTGCCCGGTACCAGTTGCTTGAGGCGATTTCACAACGGAGCTGGGTCCCGAACCTTGTCTGTGGGCTCCAGTCTTATCCGCAGAGGGTCTCTCCTGCGGTACCCACAGCTGACAGGCACATGCCGCTTCTACAGCCTCCCTCCGCACCAAAAG GTGGAGCTTCCAGCGCTGTCGCCCACCATGCAGACAGGAACGATTGCACGTtgggagaagaaggagggagaTAAAATCAACGAGGGCGATCTTATAGCagag GTGGAGACCGACAAGGCCACCGTTGGGTTCGAGATGCTGGAGGAGTGCTACCTTGCAAAGATCCTGGTACCTGAAGGCACCAGAGACGTTAACATCGGGGCTGTAATCTGCATCACGGTAGAAAA ccccgaGCTCATTCCCGCCTTTAAGGATGTAACGTTGGACTCCATTAAAGTGGCCGGTGTCAGcccctctccatctgcctctgctcctcctcctccaccggctTCTGCCGCTCCCGCGGCTCCAGGCAGCTCGTACCCCTCGCACCTGAAG ATCACCCTCCCCGCCCTGTCTCCTACCATGACCATGGGAACAGTGCAGCGCTGGGAGAAGAAGGTGGGAGAGAAGCTGGGTGAAGGCGATCTGCTGGCTGAGATCGAGACCGACAAGGCGACCATCG gttttGAGGTGCAGGAAGAGGGATACTTGGCCAAAATCATGGTGCCTGAGGGAACTCGGGATGTTCCCCTCGGAACGCCGCTCTGCATCATCGTGGAAAAGGAAAGTGACATCGCCGCCTTCAAAGATTATGTTGAGACCGGAGTGGCCGAAGTTTCCGCTCCGGCTCCGGCACCA GCTCCCGTCCCGGCCGCTCCGACACCCAGTCCAGCTGtggcagctgccccccccccaggacccaGGAAAGGTCGCGTGTTCGTCAGTCCACTGGCCAAGAAACTTGCTGCCGAGAAAGGATTGGACCTGTCCCAGGTCAGCG GTTCTGGTCCAGATGGCCGCATCACCAAGAAAGACATTGAAAGCTTTGTTCCACCAAAGGCTGCACCT GCTGTAgccgctgctccagctgctccagctgctcctgctgctcctgcacccCCCACAGCTGCTGGCGCACCAGCCGGGGTCTTCACTGACATCCCCATCAGCAACATCCGCAAG GTGATCGCTCAGAGGTTGATGCAGTCCAAGCAAACCATCCCTCACTATTATCTGTCTGTAGACGTCAACATGGATCAAGTGCTGGAGCTCCGGCAGGAACTCAACGAT GAAGTGAAGGCTCAGAACATCAAGCTCAGTGTGAATGATTTCATTATCAAAGCCAGTGCTCTAGCTTGCCTTAAGGTTCCTGAGTGTAACTCCTCCTGGATGGACACGGTGATCCGCCA GAACCATGTGGTTGACGTGAGCGTAGCTGTGAGCACAGTCAATGGCCTGATTACACCCATCGTCTTCAACGCCCACACCAAAGGACTCTCGGCCATCAGCTCTGACGTTTCCGCCCTGGCCGCCAAAGCAAGAGACGGCAAACTGCAGCCGCACGAGTTCCAG GGAGGCACTTTCACGATCTCTAACTTGGGGATGTTTGGCGTCAAGAACTTCTCTGCAATAATCAACCCCCCTCAGTCCTGCATCCTCGCCGTCGGGGGCTCAGAGAAACGCCTGATGCCATCCGATAACGAGAAAGG ATTCGACGTCGCCAGCGTGATGTCGGTGACGTTGAGTTGCGACCACCGTGTGGTCGACGGCGCCGTGGGAGCCCAGTGGCTCGCAGAGTTCCGCaagttcctggagaagcctgtCACCATGCTGTTGTAA
- the zgc:165604 gene encoding immunoglobulin superfamily member 11 isoform X2 yields the protein MGSSAGWMLCALCACFGALENDALRVTMRESRLKVVQGDFVVLPCSFFTSSPLSRLNIIWTMAPSLSPENPTQVIVYDHGQVIEDPALTGRVGFTGVPWSADIMLNDTRVSDAGIYRCMVNNPPETPDPGIGELELSVVAPPSLPVCQWDGVVDVGGSVTLSCSVAEGTPAPQIRWTKLNPEVELPINMDGDLSGSVQIANVSSQTSGLYRCSATNLLGTEHCYVNLSVYSAPGRSSGVLQGVLLTSSMCLVLLALLLLLLWLRRSGTERHQDGGRKPRAEEEEEEEEEECYNEIRYTPSVVKRSFV from the exons ATGGGCTCGTCCGCAGGATGGATGCTCTGCGCCCTGTGCGCGTGCTTCGGCGCTCTGGAAAACG ACGCCCTCAGGGTCACCATGAGAGAGTCCCGCCTGAAGGTGGTTCAGGGGGACTTTGTGGTGCTGCcctgctccttcttcacctcaAGCCCCCTCTCCAGGCTCAACATCATCTGGACCATGGCTCCGTCCCTCAGTCCGGAGAACCCCACCCAG GTGATTGTTTATGACCACGGTCAGGTGATCGAGGACCCGGCCCTCACGGGCAGGGTGGGTTTCACAG GCGTCCCCTGGAGCGCCGACATCATGCTCAATGAcacgcgtgtttcggacgccgGCATCTACCGCTGCATGGTCAACAACCCCCCGGAGACGCCCGATCCCGGGATCGGGGAGCTGGAGCTCAGCGTTGTGG CTCCGCCCTCGCTGCCGGTGTGTCAGTGGGACGGCGTCGTCGACGTGGGGGGGAGCGTCACGCTGTCCTGCTCGGTGGCGGAGGGGACCCCCGCTCCACAGATCCGCTGGACCAAACTGAACCCGGAAGTGGAACTCCCCATCAACATGGAcg gggacCTGTCGGGCTCCGTGCAGATCGCCAACGTGTCGTCCCAGACGTCAGGCCTGTACCGCTGCTCCGCCACCAACCTGTTGGGGACGGAGCACTGCTACGTCAACCTGTCCGTCTACAGcg ctCCGGGACGCTCCTCGGGCGTCCTCCAGGGCGTCCTGCTGACCTCGTCCATGTGTTTGGTGctgctggcgctgctgctgctgctgctgtggctccgcCGCTCCGGGACGGAGCGGCACCAGGACGGCGGGAGGAAGCCgagggcggaggaggaagaggaagaggaagaggaagagtgctACAACGAGATCCGCTACACGCCCTCCGTCGTCAAACGCTCCTTTGTTTAA
- the zgc:165604 gene encoding immunoglobulin superfamily member 11 isoform X1: protein MRESRLKVVQGDFVVLPCSFFTSSPLSRLNIIWTMAPSLSPENPTQVIVYDHGQVIEDPALTGRVGFTGVPWSADIMLNDTRVSDAGIYRCMVNNPPETPDPGIGELELSVVAPPSLPVCQWDGVVDVGGSVTLSCSVAEGTPAPQIRWTKLNPEVELPINMDGDLSGSVQIANVSSQTSGLYRCSATNLLGTEHCYVNLSVYSAPGRSSGVLQGVLLTSSMCLVLLALLLLLLWLRRSGTERHQDGGRKPRAEEEEEEEEEECYNEIRYTPSVVKRSFV, encoded by the exons ATGAGAGAGTCCCGCCTGAAGGTGGTTCAGGGGGACTTTGTGGTGCTGCcctgctccttcttcacctcaAGCCCCCTCTCCAGGCTCAACATCATCTGGACCATGGCTCCGTCCCTCAGTCCGGAGAACCCCACCCAG GTGATTGTTTATGACCACGGTCAGGTGATCGAGGACCCGGCCCTCACGGGCAGGGTGGGTTTCACAG GCGTCCCCTGGAGCGCCGACATCATGCTCAATGAcacgcgtgtttcggacgccgGCATCTACCGCTGCATGGTCAACAACCCCCCGGAGACGCCCGATCCCGGGATCGGGGAGCTGGAGCTCAGCGTTGTGG CTCCGCCCTCGCTGCCGGTGTGTCAGTGGGACGGCGTCGTCGACGTGGGGGGGAGCGTCACGCTGTCCTGCTCGGTGGCGGAGGGGACCCCCGCTCCACAGATCCGCTGGACCAAACTGAACCCGGAAGTGGAACTCCCCATCAACATGGAcg gggacCTGTCGGGCTCCGTGCAGATCGCCAACGTGTCGTCCCAGACGTCAGGCCTGTACCGCTGCTCCGCCACCAACCTGTTGGGGACGGAGCACTGCTACGTCAACCTGTCCGTCTACAGcg ctCCGGGACGCTCCTCGGGCGTCCTCCAGGGCGTCCTGCTGACCTCGTCCATGTGTTTGGTGctgctggcgctgctgctgctgctgctgtggctccgcCGCTCCGGGACGGAGCGGCACCAGGACGGCGGGAGGAAGCCgagggcggaggaggaagaggaagaggaagaggaagagtgctACAACGAGATCCGCTACACGCCCTCCGTCGTCAAACGCTCCTTTGTTTAA